CTGAGGAGCGCCCCACTGCGCTTTTCGTAGGCAACAACGAGATGACCATAGGTGCCGTGCTGGCTATACGTGAGCTGGGCCTGCGCATTCCCGAAGATATCTCTATCGTGGGTTTTGATGACTCCCGCTGGGCCGCAACCACACACCCTGCACTGACCGTAGTGGCCCAGCCCACCTATGAGTTGGGTTATCTGGCCTGTGAAAGCCTCATCAGCTCCCTTAGCCAGGAGACAAGTCTTCCCCCCAACATTCGCTTGGAAGTGAGCTTCATTGTTCGGGAGTCCACCGCCCCACCAGGCGGTTTTAGCAATGGACTCAAAGGTAAAAGGAGGAAAGCGGCGAAGTAAGAGGCGTTTGGCAGAAGGCTCTGGTGAAAGGAGAAAATATGCGCAGGCAAGTGGTTCTAGGCATGTTGGCAGTAGGTATCGTAGCACTAGGGCTGGTCACAGCCCAAAACAAGACCCCTTACATCGGGCTCATCACCAAAACCGAGTCCAATCCCTTTTTCGTCAAGATGAAGGAGGGGGCTCAGAAGGAGGCCCAAAAACTGGGGGCCCGGTTCATCAGCGCTGCTGGCAAGACCGACGGAGACAATGCTAGCCAGGTTGCAGCCATCGAGAACATGGTGGCCGCTGGGGTGAATACTATCCTGATTACCCCCAGCGATGCCAAGGCCATCGTACCCGCCATCCAGAAAGCACGCGCTGCAGGGGTGCAGGTTATTGCGCTGGATAGCCCTACCGACCCACCGGATGCTGTGGACGCCCTATTCGCAACCAACAACTATCAAGCGGGGGTTCTGATAGGGCAGTACGCAGCCGCTGTGATGAAGGGCAAAAAGCCTATCATCGCCACTTTGGACCTCTTCCCTGGCCACCCAGTAGGAGCCCAGCGGCACAATGGCTTTCTAGCCGGCTTTGGCTTGAAGAGCTTTGGCCCTGAGAGCAACGAATTGGCCCGTCCAGCTGAAGTCGTTTGCATGGCCGACACCTACGGGGACCGGGCTAAAGGCCAGACAGCCATGGAAAACTGTCTGCAAAAGAACCCTAACATCAACTTGGTCTATACCATCAACGAGCCAGCTGCAGCTGGCGCTTATCAAGCCCTGAGGGCAGCAGGGAAAGAAAAGAACGTGATAATCGTCTCGATTGACGGGGGTTGCGAGGGTGTGCGCAATGTAGAGCGGGGTATTATCGCGGCCACTTCCCAGCAGTACCCTCTCAAGATGGCCGCCATGGGGGTACAGGCTGGGGTAAAGTACGCTCGGACCGGGGTTAAAGCCCGTGGCTACGTGGATACTGGAGTCAACCTAATCACCAAAACCCCGGTACCTGGGGTAAGCAGCAAGGACGTCAAGTTTGGCTTGGAGAACTGCTGGGGCCAGTAGAAACAACCTAGCTCAGGGGGCGGGCCAGCCCCCGCCCCCTGTTTGGTATCC
The DNA window shown above is from Meiothermus sp. QL-1 and carries:
- a CDS encoding sugar ABC transporter substrate-binding protein yields the protein MRRQVVLGMLAVGIVALGLVTAQNKTPYIGLITKTESNPFFVKMKEGAQKEAQKLGARFISAAGKTDGDNASQVAAIENMVAAGVNTILITPSDAKAIVPAIQKARAAGVQVIALDSPTDPPDAVDALFATNNYQAGVLIGQYAAAVMKGKKPIIATLDLFPGHPVGAQRHNGFLAGFGLKSFGPESNELARPAEVVCMADTYGDRAKGQTAMENCLQKNPNINLVYTINEPAAAGAYQALRAAGKEKNVIIVSIDGGCEGVRNVERGIIAATSQQYPLKMAAMGVQAGVKYARTGVKARGYVDTGVNLITKTPVPGVSSKDVKFGLENCWGQ